One region of Streptomyces davaonensis JCM 4913 genomic DNA includes:
- a CDS encoding ABC transporter ATP-binding protein produces the protein MTTLTKEAGAPVPAGAGAFLSVRDLHVSFRTEDGIVRAVDGLSFDLERGRTLGIVGESGSGKSVTNLTILGLHNPMFTTVEGEILLEGQELTTARESELERLRGNKVAMIFQDPLTALSPYYTVGRQIAEPYMKHRGASKKEAWSRAVEMLGKVGIPNPKERAKDYPHQFSGGMRQRAMIAMALVCDPDLLIADEPTTALDVTVQAQILDLLKDLQQEFGSAIIFITHDLGVIADMADDIMVMYAGGAIERGSAAEVLRAPQHPYTWGLLNSMPRINSDVGAPLAPIPGSPPSLLKPPPGCRFHPRCTFQDRVGGSRCVTERPLLAPDRASACHLTADQKRTIFIEEIKPRLG, from the coding sequence GTGACCACTTTGACCAAGGAGGCCGGGGCGCCCGTCCCGGCCGGCGCGGGCGCGTTTCTCTCGGTGCGGGACCTGCATGTCAGCTTCCGGACCGAGGACGGCATCGTCCGGGCCGTGGACGGGCTCTCCTTCGACCTCGAACGCGGCCGCACCCTCGGCATCGTCGGGGAGTCGGGCTCGGGCAAGTCCGTCACCAACCTGACCATCCTCGGCCTGCACAACCCGATGTTCACCACCGTCGAGGGCGAGATCCTGCTGGAGGGTCAGGAGCTGACCACCGCGCGGGAGTCGGAGCTGGAGCGGCTGCGCGGCAACAAGGTCGCGATGATCTTCCAGGACCCGCTGACCGCGCTCTCCCCGTACTACACGGTGGGCCGGCAGATCGCCGAGCCGTACATGAAGCACCGCGGCGCCTCCAAGAAGGAGGCGTGGTCACGGGCCGTGGAGATGCTCGGCAAGGTCGGCATCCCCAACCCCAAGGAGCGGGCGAAGGACTATCCCCATCAGTTCTCCGGCGGTATGCGCCAGCGCGCGATGATCGCCATGGCCCTGGTCTGCGACCCGGACCTCCTGATCGCCGACGAACCGACCACGGCCTTGGACGTCACCGTCCAGGCACAGATCCTGGACCTCTTGAAGGACCTCCAGCAGGAGTTCGGCTCGGCGATCATCTTCATCACCCACGACCTCGGGGTCATCGCCGACATGGCCGACGACATCATGGTGATGTACGCGGGCGGCGCGATCGAGCGGGGCTCGGCCGCAGAGGTGCTCAGGGCGCCGCAACACCCGTACACCTGGGGCCTGCTGAACTCGATGCCGCGGATCAACTCGGACGTCGGCGCGCCGCTGGCGCCCATCCCGGGCTCCCCGCCCTCGCTGCTGAAGCCGCCCCCGGGCTGCCGGTTCCATCCGCGCTGCACCTTCCAGGACCGGGTGGGCGGCAGCCGCTGCGTCACCGAACGCCCGCTGCTGGCCCCTGACCGGGCCTCGGCCTGCCATCTGACGGCGGACCAGAAGCGGACCATCTTCATCGAAGAGATCAAGCCCCGGCTGGGCTGA
- a CDS encoding ABC transporter permease → MLRFLFRRILGSIVILILLTVVAFLLFFGMPRDPALLMCGKTCTPEALENIHTTLGIDKSIPEQFWIFLQGVFMGRDDFNQGPCPAPCFGYSYHTNEEVWSTLMDRLPLTASLALGATVVFLFVGLGTGMIAAWRRGTLVDKSFTAGSMVLSSMQIYFLGPLAMAVLVYQTHLFDEPRYTELTADPVAWFTGLIIPWVVLSTIFAAQYTRMARSSMIEQLQEEHVRTARAKGMSRRYVFFRYAWRGSLIPIVTILGIDLSSMLGGAIITEYTFGLPGLGHLAVESVQFSDLPLLLGVMLFAATMILLCNIIVDAFYAVIDPRVRLS, encoded by the coding sequence ATGCTGCGCTTCCTCTTCCGCCGGATCCTCGGCTCGATCGTGATCCTGATCCTGCTGACCGTCGTCGCCTTCCTGCTCTTCTTCGGTATGCCCCGTGACCCGGCGCTGCTGATGTGCGGCAAGACGTGTACGCCCGAGGCACTGGAGAACATCCACACCACGCTCGGCATCGACAAGTCGATCCCCGAGCAGTTCTGGATCTTCCTTCAGGGCGTCTTCATGGGCCGCGACGACTTCAACCAAGGGCCCTGCCCCGCCCCCTGTTTCGGCTACTCGTACCACACCAACGAGGAGGTCTGGTCCACCCTGATGGACCGGCTGCCGCTGACCGCCTCGCTCGCGCTCGGCGCCACCGTGGTGTTCCTCTTCGTCGGCCTCGGCACCGGAATGATCGCCGCCTGGCGGCGCGGCACGCTGGTGGACAAGTCCTTCACCGCGGGCTCCATGGTGCTCAGTTCCATGCAGATCTACTTCCTGGGCCCGCTGGCCATGGCCGTGCTGGTGTACCAGACCCATCTCTTCGACGAACCCCGCTACACCGAACTCACCGCGGATCCGGTCGCCTGGTTCACCGGGCTGATCATCCCGTGGGTCGTGCTGTCCACGATCTTCGCCGCGCAGTACACCCGTATGGCGCGCTCCTCGATGATCGAACAGCTCCAGGAGGAACACGTCCGCACCGCCCGCGCCAAGGGCATGAGCAGACGCTATGTCTTCTTCCGGTACGCCTGGCGCGGCTCGCTCATCCCGATCGTCACCATCCTCGGTATCGACCTCTCCTCGATGCTGGGCGGCGCGATCATCACCGAGTACACCTTCGGACTGCCCGGACTCGGGCATCTGGCGGTGGAGTCGGTGCAGTTCAGCGACCTTCCGCTGCTGCTGGGCGTGATGTTGTTCGCCGCCACCATGATCCTGCTGTGCAACATCATCGTCGACGCCTTCTACGCCGTGATCGACCCGCGCGTGCGGCTGTCGTAG
- a CDS encoding ABC transporter substrate-binding protein: MGKGGRHAYAAVSLLAAGALVLTGCSEGGSEGTGNDKQDKENAERQQAGIEFGDEKASTGPAAEVPGAKPGGTITVLQRDSFAHLDPGQIYVSDEMALSQLIHRGLTGYKATSDDGKEHEVVGDLATDSGTTTDGGKTWKFTLKDGIKWADGSAITSADVRHTYERLFAPFVSNGPTFLQQWLADTPGAEYRKLLKDGPYKGKHLPDSILETPDDKTILFKFKSAKPDLPYALAMAGYSIVSEKNDTKEKYDKEPMTAGPYKIQEFKSGKSMVLVKNTNWDAKTDPIRHQYADQFNFQFNKQYEDSTKAILDDSGTNATAVSFSNQVDAGNLSKVLNDTALESRRISGYQPYVGQMNVNLTHPEMQDKTVREAIAYALPITPFVRAFGGTDAMEVAGGLISPTVTGFDPGFDPFGKKKKPAGDPAKAKELLEKAGKTGLKLTFGYINTPEGQQYSTAMAAGLEKAGFDVQRQEIPAETYYDQVSKVDNNFDIYHTAWGADWPSASTVIPPLYDGRQIQDGASNYSHINDPKVNADIDKASTITDPVKAAEAWNAINEYIVKDVVSNIPTAYYKQTQIAGSKLGGLVYDDVIGGVDPRRLFVK; encoded by the coding sequence ATGGGTAAGGGTGGACGCCACGCGTACGCCGCGGTCTCACTGCTCGCGGCGGGAGCTCTTGTGCTCACCGGTTGCAGCGAGGGCGGCAGTGAGGGCACGGGCAACGACAAGCAGGACAAGGAGAACGCCGAGCGGCAGCAGGCGGGCATCGAGTTCGGTGACGAGAAGGCGTCGACCGGCCCCGCCGCCGAAGTCCCCGGCGCCAAGCCGGGCGGCACGATCACCGTGCTCCAGCGCGACAGCTTCGCGCACCTGGACCCCGGACAGATCTACGTCTCCGACGAGATGGCCCTGTCGCAGCTGATCCACAGAGGGCTCACCGGCTACAAGGCCACCAGCGACGACGGCAAGGAGCACGAGGTCGTCGGCGACCTGGCCACCGACTCCGGTACCACCACGGACGGCGGCAAGACCTGGAAGTTCACGCTGAAGGACGGGATCAAGTGGGCCGACGGCTCCGCGATCACCTCCGCCGACGTGCGCCACACCTACGAGCGGCTGTTCGCGCCGTTCGTCTCCAACGGCCCGACGTTCCTTCAGCAGTGGCTCGCGGACACCCCGGGCGCGGAGTACCGCAAGCTCCTCAAGGACGGTCCGTACAAGGGCAAGCACCTGCCGGACTCCATCCTGGAGACTCCGGACGACAAAACGATCCTGTTCAAGTTCAAGTCGGCCAAGCCCGACCTGCCGTACGCGCTGGCCATGGCGGGCTACTCGATCGTCTCCGAGAAGAACGACACCAAGGAGAAGTACGACAAGGAGCCGATGACGGCCGGCCCGTACAAGATCCAGGAGTTCAAGTCCGGCAAGTCGATGGTCCTGGTGAAGAACACCAACTGGGACGCGAAGACCGACCCGATCCGGCACCAGTACGCCGACCAGTTCAACTTCCAGTTCAACAAGCAGTACGAGGACTCCACCAAGGCCATCCTCGACGACTCCGGCACCAACGCGACCGCGGTCAGCTTCAGCAACCAGGTCGACGCGGGCAACCTGTCCAAGGTGCTGAACGACACGGCGCTGGAATCCCGCCGGATCTCCGGCTACCAGCCGTACGTGGGTCAGATGAACGTGAACCTGACCCACCCGGAGATGCAGGACAAGACGGTCCGTGAGGCGATCGCCTACGCCCTGCCCATCACCCCGTTCGTGCGCGCCTTCGGCGGCACCGACGCGATGGAGGTCGCCGGCGGTCTGATCAGCCCGACCGTCACCGGCTTCGACCCCGGCTTCGACCCCTTCGGCAAGAAGAAGAAGCCCGCGGGTGACCCGGCGAAGGCCAAGGAACTGCTGGAGAAGGCCGGCAAGACGGGCCTGAAGCTCACCTTCGGCTACATCAACACCCCCGAGGGCCAGCAGTACTCCACCGCCATGGCGGCGGGCCTGGAGAAGGCCGGCTTCGACGTGCAGCGCCAGGAGATCCCGGCCGAGACGTACTACGACCAGGTCAGCAAGGTCGACAACAACTTCGACATCTACCACACCGCGTGGGGTGCCGACTGGCCGAGCGCCTCGACCGTCATCCCGCCGCTGTACGACGGCCGTCAGATCCAGGACGGCGCCTCGAACTACTCGCACATCAACGACCCGAAGGTCAACGCGGACATCGACAAGGCGTCCACCATCACCGACCCGGTGAAGGCCGCCGAGGCGTGGAACGCGATCAACGAGTACATCGTCAAGGACGTCGTCTCCAACATCCCGACGGCGTACTACAAGCAGACCCAGATCGCCGGCTCCAAGCTCGGTGGCCTGGTCTACGACGACGTCATCGGCGGCGTCGACCCGCGCCGGCTGTTCGTGAAGTAA
- a CDS encoding ABC transporter permease has translation MTSPIDIEGGGSSVVVDGEPEPKTKPEDETLVGRSPGQLMWIRFKRDRTGVISAYVVIFFFLIGLLAPLIAKLYGKTPYTVYADERPELFDSAGVPVQPNGGISGEFWFGLEPGNGYDVFTKLIYGIRNSLGISLAVTLATVLTGIVLGVAAGYLGGKTDYVISRVIDFLLAIPSQLFFIASMPVVVSLFVSPRDETPVYVRVVALISVMWVLGWMSLARILRGTALALREREFIEAAKVSGAPPGRIIRKEILPNVVTPILVQATYMLPNFVTAEAGLSFLGVGLVEPTPDWGQMFSKAATELVMQNDITYMFFPGISMIVFIVAFNLLGDSVRDAFDPKTAR, from the coding sequence GTGACAAGTCCTATCGACATTGAGGGCGGCGGGAGTTCGGTCGTCGTCGACGGCGAACCAGAGCCGAAGACGAAGCCCGAGGACGAGACACTCGTCGGCCGGTCACCCGGCCAGCTGATGTGGATCCGCTTCAAACGCGACCGCACCGGAGTGATCTCGGCCTACGTCGTCATCTTCTTCTTCCTGATCGGACTGCTCGCCCCGCTGATCGCCAAGCTGTACGGCAAGACCCCGTACACGGTCTACGCCGACGAGCGCCCCGAGCTGTTCGACAGCGCGGGTGTGCCGGTACAGCCCAACGGAGGCATCAGCGGCGAGTTCTGGTTCGGCCTCGAACCGGGCAACGGCTACGACGTCTTCACCAAGCTGATCTACGGCATCCGCAACTCCCTGGGCATCTCGCTCGCGGTGACCCTGGCCACCGTGCTGACCGGCATCGTCCTCGGCGTCGCGGCCGGCTACCTCGGTGGCAAGACCGACTACGTGATCAGCCGGGTGATCGACTTCCTGCTCGCCATCCCCTCCCAGCTCTTCTTCATCGCGAGCATGCCGGTCGTGGTCTCCCTGTTCGTCAGCCCGCGCGACGAGACCCCGGTCTACGTCCGGGTGGTGGCGCTGATCTCGGTGATGTGGGTGCTCGGCTGGATGAGCCTCGCGCGCATCCTGCGCGGCACCGCACTCGCCCTGCGAGAACGGGAGTTCATCGAGGCCGCCAAGGTCAGCGGAGCGCCACCGGGACGGATCATCCGCAAGGAGATCCTGCCCAACGTGGTCACCCCGATCCTGGTGCAGGCGACCTACATGCTGCCGAACTTCGTGACCGCCGAAGCCGGTCTTTCCTTCCTCGGAGTGGGGCTGGTCGAACCGACCCCTGACTGGGGCCAGATGTTCTCCAAGGCGGCCACCGAGCTCGTCATGCAGAACGACATCACCTACATGTTCTTCCCGGGCATCTCGATGATCGTCTTCATCGTGGCGTTCAACCTGCTCGGGGACTCGGTCCGGGACGCCTTCGATCCCAAGACGGCTCGCTGA
- the typA gene encoding translational GTPase TypA, producing MATRHDIRNVAIVAHVDHGKTTIVDGMLKQAGAFAAHQLDSVDDRMMDSNDLEREKGITILAKNTAVKYHPKDGGEPITINIIDTPGHADFGGEVERGLSMVDGVVLLVDASEGPLPQTRFVLRKALQQRLPVILCINKTDRPDSRIDEVVNETYDLFLDLDADEDQIEFPIVYACGRDGVASLTKPEDGTVPADSTSLEPFFSTILEHIPAPNYDEAAPLQAHVTNLDADNFLGRIALLRVEQGELRKGQTVTWIKRDGTMSNVRITELLMTEALTRKPAEVAGPGDICAVAGIPDIMIGETLADTENPIALPLITVDEPAISMVIGTNTSPLVGRGATGKGADAKAVVKDRKVTARQVKDRLDRELIGNVSLRVLDTERPDAWEVQGRGELALAILVEQMRREGFELTIGKPQVVTKEVDGKTYEPVERMTIDVPEEHMGAVTQLMGVRKGRMDNMSNHGSGWVRMEFVVPSRGLIGFRTEFLTQTRGTGIGHSIHEGFEPWFGTLQTRNNGSLVADRSGAVTAFAMTNLQERGVLFTDPGTEVYEGMIVGENSRSDDMDVNITKEKKLTNMRSSSADSFEAIVPPRKLSLEQSLEFCRDDECVEVTPEAVRIRKVVLDQRDRARTASRAKHG from the coding sequence ATGGCCACGCGCCACGACATCCGTAACGTCGCTATCGTCGCCCACGTCGACCACGGCAAGACCACCATCGTCGACGGCATGCTGAAGCAGGCCGGCGCCTTCGCCGCGCACCAGCTCGACTCCGTCGACGACCGCATGATGGACTCGAACGACCTGGAGCGTGAGAAGGGCATCACGATCCTCGCCAAGAACACGGCGGTGAAGTACCACCCCAAGGACGGCGGCGAGCCGATCACGATCAACATCATCGACACCCCCGGCCACGCCGACTTCGGCGGTGAGGTCGAGCGCGGTCTGTCGATGGTCGACGGTGTCGTCCTCCTCGTGGACGCCTCCGAGGGCCCGCTTCCGCAGACCCGCTTCGTGCTGCGCAAGGCGCTCCAGCAGCGCCTGCCCGTGATTCTGTGCATCAACAAGACGGACCGCCCGGACTCCCGGATCGACGAGGTCGTCAACGAGACGTACGACCTCTTCCTCGACCTGGACGCCGACGAGGACCAGATCGAGTTCCCGATCGTCTACGCCTGCGGCCGGGACGGCGTCGCCTCGCTGACCAAGCCGGAGGACGGGACCGTTCCCGCGGACTCCACCAGCCTGGAGCCGTTCTTCTCGACGATCCTGGAGCACATCCCGGCCCCGAACTACGACGAGGCCGCCCCGCTCCAGGCGCACGTCACCAACCTGGACGCCGACAACTTCCTCGGCCGTATCGCGCTGCTCCGCGTCGAGCAGGGCGAGCTGCGCAAGGGCCAGACCGTCACGTGGATCAAGCGCGACGGGACCATGTCCAACGTCCGCATCACCGAGCTGCTGATGACCGAGGCGCTCACCCGCAAGCCCGCCGAGGTGGCCGGCCCCGGTGACATCTGCGCCGTCGCCGGTATCCCGGACATCATGATCGGTGAGACCCTCGCCGACACCGAGAACCCGATCGCCCTTCCGCTGATCACGGTCGACGAGCCCGCGATCTCCATGGTCATCGGTACCAACACCTCGCCGCTGGTCGGCCGTGGTGCCACCGGCAAGGGCGCGGACGCCAAGGCCGTGGTCAAGGACCGCAAGGTCACCGCCCGTCAGGTCAAGGACCGCCTGGACCGCGAGCTGATCGGTAACGTCTCCCTCCGCGTGCTCGACACCGAGCGCCCGGACGCCTGGGAGGTCCAGGGCCGTGGTGAGCTCGCGCTCGCCATCCTGGTCGAGCAGATGCGCCGCGAGGGCTTCGAGCTGACCATCGGCAAGCCCCAGGTCGTCACCAAGGAGGTCGACGGCAAGACCTACGAGCCCGTCGAGCGCATGACGATCGACGTGCCCGAGGAGCACATGGGCGCGGTCACGCAGCTCATGGGCGTCCGCAAGGGCCGGATGGACAACATGTCCAACCACGGCTCCGGCTGGGTCCGCATGGAGTTCGTGGTGCCCTCGCGCGGCCTGATCGGATTCCGGACGGAGTTCCTGACCCAGACCCGCGGCACCGGCATCGGCCACTCCATCCACGAGGGCTTCGAGCCCTGGTTCGGCACGCTCCAGACCCGCAACAACGGCTCGCTCGTCGCCGACCGCTCCGGTGCCGTCACCGCGTTCGCGATGACGAACCTCCAGGAGCGCGGCGTGCTGTTCACCGACCCCGGCACCGAGGTGTACGAGGGCATGATCGTCGGCGAGAACTCGCGCTCCGACGACATGGACGTGAACATCACCAAGGAGAAGAAGCTCACGAACATGCGGTCGTCCTCGGCCGACTCGTTCGAGGCGATCGTCCCGCCGCGCAAGCTCTCGCTGGAGCAGTCCCTGGAGTTCTGCCGCGACGACGAGTGCGTCGAGGTGACCCCGGAGGCCGTTCGCATCCGCAAGGTCGTGCTCGACCAGCGTGACCGCGCCCGCACCGCGAGCCGCGCCAAGCACGGCTGA